The sequence ATCCACGTGGACATCGATCCGGCGGAGATCTCGAAGAACATCCGCGCGGATTACCCACTCGCCGGCGACGCCGCGACCGTGATGCAGCAGATCGACGCTGCGACGACCGAGTCGCCCGACGCCGCCGACTGGCGCGAGCAGACCGACGAGTGGAAACGGCAGTATCCAATGGAGTACGACGCGCCCGAAGACCGGCCCGTCAAACCGCAGTTCGTCGTCGAGGCCCTCGACGAGGCCACGCCGGACGACACCATCGTCGCGACCGGCGTCGGCCAGCACCAGATGTGGGCGGCGCAGTACTGGACCTACCGTGAACCACGGACCTGGGTCTCCTCGAACGGTCTGGGAACGATGGGGTACGGCGTCCCCGCCGCGATCGGCGCGAAGGTCGCCGCCCCCGACACCGAGGTCGTTGCGTTCGAGGGGGACGGTTCCTTCCTCATGACCGGCCAGGAGATCTCCGTGGCCGTCCGGGAGGAACTCGACATCACCGTCGCCATCCTGAACAACGAGTACGTGGGCATGATCCGCCAATGGCAGGACGCGTTCTACGAGGAGCGCCGCTACCAGAGCGAGTGGTCCTGGACCCCCGACTTCGCCAAGTTGGCGGAGGCCTACGGCGCACAGGGACTCACCGCGATGTCCTACGAAGAGGTCCCTGAGGCCATCGAGGCCGCTCTGGAATACGACGGTCCCTCGGTCATCGACTTCCACATCGACCCCGAAGAGGACGTCTATCCGATGGTTCCAAGCGGTGGCGCAAACGATCAATTCGCCCTCGAGGAGGATCACCTGTAATGACGGGTGAAATGCACGGCCCCTCCCCCGAGGAACGGCCAACGGTCGAGGGCAAGCGTAACGCACAGGGAATCCGCATCGACCCCGAGGCCGTCGCGGAGCCGGAGCCACGACGGGTCGTCATCTCGGCGCTCGTGGATCACGAGCCGGGCGTGCTGGCGAAGGTCTCCGGGCTGTTCGCCCGCCGCCAGTTCAACATCGAGAGTCTCACCGTCGGCCCGACGTCGAATCCCGAACTGGCCCGGATGACGATCGTTGCCGAGGAACCCACACCGGGCATCGAGCAGGTCAAACGCCAGCTCAGAAAGGAGGTCGCGACACACTCGGTCCGCGAGGTCGAGGGCGCGATCGAGCGCGAACTGGCGCTCATCAAGGTCAGGGGCGACGATCCCGCCGGTGTGGCGGCCGTCGCCCAGATGTACGGCGGCGAAGCGGTCCAGACCGGGGCCGAAGTCGTCACTGTCGAACTGACCGGAACGGAAGAACAGATCGACGAAGCGATCGAGGCATTCCAACGATTCGGCGTGCGTGAGGTGGACCGAACGGGCACCGCCGCACTCACCGCCGGCAGCGAACCTACAGCATGACTGACGACGCATTTACCCAACCGGTATATCACGAGGAGGACGTGGACAGCGCGCACATCGACGAGAAGACCGTCGCCGTACTCGGCTACGGCAGCCAGGGCCACGCCCACGCGCAGAACCTCGCGGAGAGCGGGGTCGACGTGGTCGTCGGCCTCCGGGAGGATTCCTCCTCGCGCGCGGCAGCCTCGGAGGACGGCCTCCGGGTCGAAACACCCGCGGAGGCGGCCGCCGAGGCTGACGTCATCTCGATGCTGGTCCCAGACACGGTGCAGCCCGCGATCTACGACGAGATCGAACCGCACCTGGCAGCCGGCGACACCCTCCAGTTCGCCCACGGGTTCAACATTCACTACGGTCAGATCGAACCCCCCGAGGACGTCGACGTGACGATGGTGGCTCCGAAGAGCCCGGGCCACCTGGTCCGGCGCAACTACGTCGCCGGCGAGGGGACGCCGGCGCTGTTGGCGGTCTACCAGGACGCAACGGGCGAGGCCACCGACGAGGCGCTGGCGTACGCACAGGGCATCGGGTGTGCCCGCGCGGGCGTCATCGAGACGACCTTCCGGGAGGAGACGGAGTCCGACCTCTTCGGCGAGCAGGCCGTGCTCTGTGGCGGCGTGACGAGCCTGGTGAAGACGGGGTACGAAACCCTCGTCGACAACGGATACAGTCCCGAGATGGCCTACTTCGAGGTCCTCAACGAGCTCAAACTCATCGTGGACCTGATGTACGAGGGAGGTCTCGAGGAGATGTGGAATTCCGTCTCTGACACCGCGGAGTACGGCGGTCTCACCCAGGGCGACGTCATCGTCGACGAGCAGGTCCGCGAGAACATGGAGGAGACCCTCGAGGCGGTCCAGAACGGCGAGTTCGCGCGCGAATGGATCGCGGAGAACCAGGCCGGCCGTCCCGCCTACCGACAGCAGCGTCAGGCCGAACTGGACCACGACATCGAGGACGTGGGCGCCCGCCTGCGAGACCTCTTCGCCTGGGCCGACGAGGACCAGGACGAACCGACGGAGGTACCCGCCGATGACTGACCCGACGGCCTCAGTGACGCCGGGCTGTCGCGGCGCGAATCGAACCCACGACCGACGCGTAGGGGCCACCGACCGATGAGCGACGGGACGCTATACGACAAGGTGTGGGACCGGCATCGGGTAACCGAACTCCCCACGGGCCAGGACCAGCTATTCGTGGGTCACCACCTGATCCACGAGGTGACCAGCCCCCAGGCGTTCGGAATGGTGAACGAACGCGACCTCGACGTCGCGTTCCCCGAACGGACCTACGCCACCGTAGACCACATCATCCCGACCGAGGATCGGACCCGACCGTTCGACGACGGCGCCGCGGAGGAAATGCTCGAGGCCCTGGAGCTCAACGTCCAGCGCGCCGGCATCGACTTCGCGGATCCGGAGAGCGGCGACCAGGGGATCGTCCACGTCGTCGGGCCAGAGCAGGGGCTCACCCAGCCCGGCATGACGGTCGTCTGTGGCGACAGCCACACCGCTACGCACGGCGCGTTCGGTGCGATCGCCTTCGGCATCGGGACGAGCCAGATCCGCGACGTCCTCGCGACCGGCTCGATCGCGATGGAACGCCAGGACGTCCGCAGAGTCGAGGTCACCGGCGAACTCGACCCGGCCGTCTCGGCCAAGGACGTGGTGTTGACCATCATCCGCGAACTGGGCACCGACGGCGGCGTCGGCTACGTCTACGAGTACGGCGGAAGCGCCGTCGAGGACATGCCAATGCACGAGCGAATGACACTCTGTAACATGTCCATCGAAGGGGGCGCCCGCGCCGGCTACGTCAACCCGGACGAGACGACCTACGACTACCTGGAGGGAAGAGACGCGGTTCCCGACGGCGAGAAATTCGAGGAACTCACGGCCTACTGGGAGTCCATCAGCTCCGATTCGGACGCCACCTACGACGACGTGGTAACCATCGACGGATCGGCCATCGAGCCGACGGTCACCTGGGGCACGACGCCGGGGCAGGCCGTCGGCGTCACGGAGGAGATCCCCGACCCATCGGATCTGCCGGAGGACAAGCGCGGGTCCGCGAAGCAGGCCATGGAACACATGAACGTCGAACCCGGCGACACCATGGAGGGGTATCCCATCGACGTGGCCTTCATCGGCTCCTGTACGAACGGGCGGTTGCCGGACCTCCGCGCAGCCGCGGACGTCCTCGAGGGGAACGAACTCCACGAGGACGTTCGGGGCCTCGCCGTCCCGGGCAGCCAGCGCGTCAAAGTCGCCGCAGAGGCCGAGGGACTCGACGAGGTGTTCCGCGACGCCGGCTTCGAGTGGCGCGAGGCGGGGTGCTCGATGTGTCTCGGCATGAACGACGACCAGCTGGTCGGCGATGAGGTGTCCGCCTCGTCGTCGAACCGCAACTTCGTGGGTCGACAGGGCAGTCCGGAGGGCAAAACGGTCCTCATGAGCCCGCGGATGGTCGCGGCCGCCGGGATCGCCGGCGAAGTGACTGACGTCCGGACGCTCGAGGAGGTGATGCGAGCATGAGCGACGAGCAGCCCGCCGAACGCATCGAATCGGTGTCCGGCAGCGGCGTCCCCGTTCGCGGGAACGACATCGACACCGACCAGATCATCCCGGCGCGGTTCATGAAGGTGATCACCTTCGACGGACTCGGCGAGTACGCGTTCAACGATCTGCGGTATGATGATACCGGCGAGCCGACCGATCACCCGTTCAACGACGAGCGGTTCCAGGGTGCCTCGATCCTCGTGGTCAACAGCAACTTCGGGAGTGGCTCCTCCCGCGAGCACGCCCCGCAGGCGCTCCAGCGGTGGGGTATCGACGCCATCGTCGGAGAATCCTTCGCCGAGATCTTCGCGGGCAACTGCCTGGCCCTGGGCATGCCGACGGTCACCGCCGACCAAGAGACCGTCGAAACGCTCCAGGACTGGGTCGAGGCCAACCCCGACGACGAGATCACTGTCGACGTCGCCAACGCGACCGTGACCTACGACGAAACCACGGTCGACGTCTCCATCGGAGACTCCCAGCAACAGGCCCTCGTCGAGGGAGTCTGGGACACGACGGCCGTAATGCGGCACAACCTCGAGCAAGTCCGTGAAACGGCGCGTGCCCTTCCGTACGTCAGCGAGTCGGAGGTGCCGAGCCAATGACCGAAGACATCGTCGTCATCCCGGGTGACGGCATCGGACAGGAGGTCATCCCGGCTGCCGTCTCCGTCCTCGAAACGCTCGACGTCGATCTTTCGTTTACCGAGGCCGAGGCGGGCGACCACGTGGCCGCTGCCGGCGGCGATCCGCTGCCGGCGGAGACGCACGAACTGGCCGCGAACGCGGACGCCACGCTGTTCGGAGCCGCCGGTGAGAGCGCAGCCGACGTCATCCTCCCGCTCCGGGCCGCCGTCGACTCGTTCGTCAACGTGCGGCCGGCCCGGACCTACCCGGGCATCGAAGCGGTTCGTCCCGAGACTGATATCGTCTTCTTGCGGGAGAACACGGAGGGCGTGTACGCCGGTCACGAGGACCGGCTCTCCGAGGACGTGAGCACGCTGACACGCGTGGTGACCGAGTCGGCCTCGCGACGGCTGGCCGAGTACGCGTGTGAGTACGTGACCGACCGCGACCTCGACGGTTTCACGGTCGCCCACAAGGCGAACGTGATGCGGGAGACCGACGGCCGCTTTCGCGACGCCGTCTTCGATGTCGCCGAGGCGAATGGCGTCGAGACGGATGAGGTCCTCATGGACGCGCTGGCGATGCACCTCGCCCTGCGTCCGGAGGAGTACGACGTCGTCGTGACGCCCAATCTCGCCGGCGACGTGCTCTCCGACCTGGCGGCGGGCCTGGTTGGCGGGCTGGGACTGCTCCCGAGCGCGAACCTGGGGCCCGACCGTGGGCTCTTCGAACCCGTCCACGGGACCGCTCCCGACATCGCGGGCCAGGGAATTGCCAACCCGAGCGCCACGGTGCTCTCCGCGGCCATGATGCTAGAGCACCTCGGCTACGATTCGGCAGGCCAGCGCGTTCGAGACGCCGTCGAAACCGTCCTCGAAGAGGGGCCGCGAACGCCCGATCTGGGCGGTGAGGCGTCCACCGAGGACGTCACCGCGGCGCTCGTCGACGCGCTCGAATAGCGCGACTCGGAGACGGTTCTTCTAGAAGATCGTCGCACCGCTGCCGATCGTGGACGTGAACGCACGCGAGTCGATTCCGTCCGCCTCGAAGGCGTCCAGCATCGCGGCTGCCACGTCACGCTGGTCGCCACTGTGGGTGACGGCCAGAATGGCCGGACCGGCCCCCGAGACCGTCGCGCCGGTGGCGCCGGCCTCGCGTGCCGCCTCGACCGCCCGATCGTACCCCTGGATGAGATCGGCACGGGCGGGCGTCACCACGTCGTCTTCCATCCCCCGCCCGACGAGGTCGGGGTCGTCACGGTACATGCCAGCTGTGAGCGTCGCCGCGCTCCCGACGGTTCGAACCATATCCTCGATGGTGATCGACTCGGGGACGACGTGGCGGGCATCCCGGGTGGAGATGACGATGTCGGGCAGGACCGCCACGAGCGGGATCGACGCATCCACCGATTCGACGCCGTCCTCGCGGACGACGGTGAACCCGCCGAGGATGGCGGGCGCGACGTTGTCAGCGTGGGCTGTGCCGGAGACCGCCGCTTCGCCCTCCGCGGCGACCTGTACCAGTTCGTGATCGGAGAGATTGCGGCCGTAGAGTTCGTTGAGCGCCACGGCAGTGGCGGCGGCGCTGGCGGCAGAGGAACCGAGACCGGAGGAGGGACGGACGCCCTTGTCGATGGAGATGGACGCCGGGGCGTCCAGCGCTGAGGCGACCACGCCCGCGGTGTTCTTTTCCGGATCGTTCGGGATGTACTCGCTCCCGACCCCCGTGACCTCGATCGACGTCTCGCGGGCGCGCTCGACCGTGACCACGTCCGCCGGCCGGTCGAAGGCGACGCCGAACACGTCGAATCCGCTCCCGAGGTTCGCACTCGTCGCCGGCGCCCGGACGGTTACCATGAGCGCGAGTAGCGGTGTCGGGGGCAAAAAGGGTAGCGAAGCCGTCCGGTCGCCCCGGGCAGGAACCGCCCCGAACCCATCCCATGTGGAAACCCAAACGGTCAAAGTACGACCAGTATGAACGTGTGGGCAGTGATGCCACGAATGAAGCTCACCGTCAAACAGCTCAAAGATCGCGACCCCGGCAGGGGTACGGCCGTCATCGACCGTACCGCGCTCGCAGACCTCGGCGTCAGCAGTGGGGATTTCGTGGCGATCGAAGGGCGTGAGGACGGGAGAGCCGTGGCCCAGGTCTGGCCCAGCGACGAGCGTGATGCCGGCCATGGTATCGTCCGGATCGACGGGGAACTGCGCCAGGCGGCGGGGGTCAGTATCGACGGTCGAGTGACCGTCACGCCGACCGACGTCGCGGACGCCCGGCGTATCGAGGTGGCGGTCCCGGAATCGGTCCAGGTCCGGGGCAACATCGCGTCCCGCGTCCGCGACCATCTCGCCGAGCGGGCCGTGACGGCCGGGCAGACCGTCGGGTCGTCGGTCGGAATCGGGCTCCAGTCGCACGGTTCGAGCCGTCACCCGATTTACGTCGTCGACACCCACCCGGAGGGCACGGTCGTCGTGACCGGGGAGACGACCGTGGACATCGCGGATCGCTCCCTGGAGGACGTTCAGGACGAGGCGGGACCCAGCGAGACGGACGCCCCTCCGTCGGTCACGTACGAGGATATCGGCGGCCTCGACGAGGAACTCGACCGCGTGCGCGAGACGATCGAGTTGCCGATGCGACACCCGGAACTGTTCCAGCAACTGGGCATCGACCCGCCGAAGGGCGTCCTCTTGCACGGGCCGCCAGGGACGGGCAAGACACTCATCTCGAAGGCCGTCGCCACCGAGATCGACGCCCACTTCCAGACGATCTCCGGCCCGGAGATCATGTCGAAATACTACGGAGAAAGCGAGGAGCGTCTGCGGGAGGTCTTCGACGAGTCCGAGGAGAACGAGCCGACCATCGTCTTCATCGACGAACTCGATTCCATCGCACCCAAGCGTGAGGAAGTCAGCGGTGACGTCGAGCGTCGGGTGGTCGCACAGCTACTCAGTCTGATGGACGGACTCGGAGACCGTGGCCAAATCACCGTCATCGGAACCACGAACCGGATCGACGCGATCGACCCGGCGTTGCGTCGCCCCGGCCGATTCGACCGAGAGATCGAAATCGGCGTTCCCGACCGCGACGGCCGCGAGGAGATCCTCGCAATTCACACCCGGCGGATGCCCCTGAGCGACGACGTGGACCTCGGCCGCTACGCCGAGAACACCCAGGGGTTCGTCGGAGCCGACCTCGAATCGCTGGCCAAGGAGTCCGCAATGGGAGCGCTCCGGCGGGTGCGCCCGAACCTCGATCTGGGGGAAGACGAACTCACCCCCGGAACCCTGGATTCGATCTCGGTGACCGACGACGACGTCAGGACGGCCCTCCAGGGCATCGAACCGTCGGCCATGCGCGAGGTCGTCGTCGAGACGCCGGAGGTCAGCTGGGCGGACGTGGGCGGACTCGAGGAGGCCAAAGCCCGACTTCAGGAGACCATCCAGTGGCCCATGGAACACGCAGCGGCCTACGACCGGGTAGCCCTGGAGCCGGCGAAAGGCGTTCTGCTGTATGGGCCCCCGGGGACCGGCAAGACGTTGCTGGCGAAGGCAGTCGCCAACGAGGCACAGTCGAATTTCATCTCGATCAAGGGGCCAGAACTCTTCGACAAGTACGTCGGCGAGTCGGAAAAGGGAGTCCGGGAGGTGTTCGCCAAAGCCCGCGAGAACGCCCCCGCCGTGGTGTTCTTCGACGAGATCGACGCCATCGCGACCGAACGGGGGGAGGGAGCCAGTGACA is a genomic window of Halanaeroarchaeum sulfurireducens containing:
- a CDS encoding isocitrate/isopropylmalate dehydrogenase family protein, whose translation is MTEDIVVIPGDGIGQEVIPAAVSVLETLDVDLSFTEAEAGDHVAAAGGDPLPAETHELAANADATLFGAAGESAADVILPLRAAVDSFVNVRPARTYPGIEAVRPETDIVFLRENTEGVYAGHEDRLSEDVSTLTRVVTESASRRLAEYACEYVTDRDLDGFTVAHKANVMRETDGRFRDAVFDVAEANGVETDEVLMDALAMHLALRPEEYDVVVTPNLAGDVLSDLAAGLVGGLGLLPSANLGPDRGLFEPVHGTAPDIAGQGIANPSATVLSAAMMLEHLGYDSAGQRVRDAVETVLEEGPRTPDLGGEASTEDVTAALVDALE
- a CDS encoding CDC48 family AAA ATPase, with amino-acid sequence MKLTVKQLKDRDPGRGTAVIDRTALADLGVSSGDFVAIEGREDGRAVAQVWPSDERDAGHGIVRIDGELRQAAGVSIDGRVTVTPTDVADARRIEVAVPESVQVRGNIASRVRDHLAERAVTAGQTVGSSVGIGLQSHGSSRHPIYVVDTHPEGTVVVTGETTVDIADRSLEDVQDEAGPSETDAPPSVTYEDIGGLDEELDRVRETIELPMRHPELFQQLGIDPPKGVLLHGPPGTGKTLISKAVATEIDAHFQTISGPEIMSKYYGESEERLREVFDESEENEPTIVFIDELDSIAPKREEVSGDVERRVVAQLLSLMDGLGDRGQITVIGTTNRIDAIDPALRRPGRFDREIEIGVPDRDGREEILAIHTRRMPLSDDVDLGRYAENTQGFVGADLESLAKESAMGALRRVRPNLDLGEDELTPGTLDSISVTDDDVRTALQGIEPSAMREVVVETPEVSWADVGGLEEAKARLQETIQWPMEHAAAYDRVALEPAKGVLLYGPPGTGKTLLAKAVANEAQSNFISIKGPELFDKYVGESEKGVREVFAKARENAPAVVFFDEIDAIATERGEGASDTNVGERVVSQLLTELDGLETLEDVVVIATTNRPDLLDDALLRPGRLDHHVSVSAPDEAARREIFEIHTRDRPLADDVDLDELASRTAEFVGADVDGVCREAATIAVREHVEGALGTEAVEDIELTMDHFEAAIDTVAEGGVEGRRTEDAAPEVD
- the leuC gene encoding 3-isopropylmalate dehydratase large subunit, translating into MSDGTLYDKVWDRHRVTELPTGQDQLFVGHHLIHEVTSPQAFGMVNERDLDVAFPERTYATVDHIIPTEDRTRPFDDGAAEEMLEALELNVQRAGIDFADPESGDQGIVHVVGPEQGLTQPGMTVVCGDSHTATHGAFGAIAFGIGTSQIRDVLATGSIAMERQDVRRVEVTGELDPAVSAKDVVLTIIRELGTDGGVGYVYEYGGSAVEDMPMHERMTLCNMSIEGGARAGYVNPDETTYDYLEGRDAVPDGEKFEELTAYWESISSDSDATYDDVVTIDGSAIEPTVTWGTTPGQAVGVTEEIPDPSDLPEDKRGSAKQAMEHMNVEPGDTMEGYPIDVAFIGSCTNGRLPDLRAAADVLEGNELHEDVRGLAVPGSQRVKVAAEAEGLDEVFRDAGFEWREAGCSMCLGMNDDQLVGDEVSASSSNRNFVGRQGSPEGKTVLMSPRMVAAAGIAGEVTDVRTLEEVMRA
- the ilvC gene encoding ketol-acid reductoisomerase, with protein sequence MTDDAFTQPVYHEEDVDSAHIDEKTVAVLGYGSQGHAHAQNLAESGVDVVVGLREDSSSRAAASEDGLRVETPAEAAAEADVISMLVPDTVQPAIYDEIEPHLAAGDTLQFAHGFNIHYGQIEPPEDVDVTMVAPKSPGHLVRRNYVAGEGTPALLAVYQDATGEATDEALAYAQGIGCARAGVIETTFREETESDLFGEQAVLCGGVTSLVKTGYETLVDNGYSPEMAYFEVLNELKLIVDLMYEGGLEEMWNSVSDTAEYGGLTQGDVIVDEQVRENMEETLEAVQNGEFAREWIAENQAGRPAYRQQRQAELDHDIEDVGARLRDLFAWADEDQDEPTEVPADD
- the ilvN gene encoding acetolactate synthase small subunit — protein: MTGEMHGPSPEERPTVEGKRNAQGIRIDPEAVAEPEPRRVVISALVDHEPGVLAKVSGLFARRQFNIESLTVGPTSNPELARMTIVAEEPTPGIEQVKRQLRKEVATHSVREVEGAIERELALIKVRGDDPAGVAAVAQMYGGEAVQTGAEVVTVELTGTEEQIDEAIEAFQRFGVREVDRTGTAALTAGSEPTA
- a CDS encoding homoserine kinase, encoding MVTVRAPATSANLGSGFDVFGVAFDRPADVVTVERARETSIEVTGVGSEYIPNDPEKNTAGVVASALDAPASISIDKGVRPSSGLGSSAASAAATAVALNELYGRNLSDHELVQVAAEGEAAVSGTAHADNVAPAILGGFTVVREDGVESVDASIPLVAVLPDIVISTRDARHVVPESITIEDMVRTVGSAATLTAGMYRDDPDLVGRGMEDDVVTPARADLIQGYDRAVEAAREAGATGATVSGAGPAILAVTHSGDQRDVAAAMLDAFEADGIDSRAFTSTIGSGATIF
- the leuD gene encoding 3-isopropylmalate dehydratase small subunit is translated as MSDEQPAERIESVSGSGVPVRGNDIDTDQIIPARFMKVITFDGLGEYAFNDLRYDDTGEPTDHPFNDERFQGASILVVNSNFGSGSSREHAPQALQRWGIDAIVGESFAEIFAGNCLALGMPTVTADQETVETLQDWVEANPDDEITVDVANATVTYDETTVDVSIGDSQQQALVEGVWDTTAVMRHNLEQVRETARALPYVSESEVPSQ